CGTCCACTGCTACATATATTGATGCAGTGTTCGCTTCCAGTATGTCTGCATTGATGGCGACAGTCCCCTTAACGAACGAGCCGTTAAGCGGAGATGTCACATTGACCACCGGGAGGGTATTGTCCACAAGGACGGAAATGTTGTCAAAACCGGTATTGTTGGCAAGGTCCACAGCTTCGGCAGAGATGGTATAGGTACCGTCCGGATAATCAGAGGTATTGAACCTGACATTATGGGTTTCATAGGCTACAAAACATCTTTTTCTTGAAAAACCACAATTAACACCATTTAAACACACCAAAAACTATATCTTGTTTATAGTCTATATATAGACTACATGGCTAAGTCGAGAATCAAACGTGGAAATCAAGTTTATGTCTATGAACGCGAGAACTATAGAGACGAAAATGGCAAAGTGAAACACAGAAATACTCGTTATTTAGGAATTGAAGTAATTGAAAATGGCGAACTAAAAATAATTCCTCCAAAAAAGCGTATAAAAAACTTTGAAATTACAAAATCAGTAAGATATGGAGACATTTCAATCCTTTATCATCTTTTTCAAGAATACAAAATTATAGAGCTATTAGATGGATTAATTCCACGAAGAGGGCTCGCCGTTGGAGAAGTTTTTACATCACTTGCAATTAACCATGTAATCGACAGAGAAACACTCAACATGTTTTCTAAATGGTATCAAGACACGGCATTAGATGATTTTACAAAAATTCCTGCGAAAAAGATGAACTCGACAAATCTTAGTGCAGTTATGACCACTTTTAAAAAAATTGGCTCAGAAGGCATAGTGGATGTATGCATTGAAATCTTCGATAAAATAAAACATCTCGAAACAGGGCAGACAGCATTGCTTTATGACATAACCTCAACTTATTTCTATGCAACAAGATTGCCAAAGGCACGACTTGGGTACAGCCGAGATGACAACAGCCAGCCTCAAATAAACATTTCACTGATTGCAACAAAAAATAAAGGGTTACCAATCCTTTTCAGAACTTATGAAGGAAATATAACAGATGTAAAAACGATCCAACAACTTATTCTCGATGTTAAAAGACTGAAATTCGAAATTGATGCAATAATCCTGGATAGGGGGATGACATCAAGGAAGAATTTGATAGACCTCGCTGGAAGCCACATCAAAATAATTGGAGGCATCCCATTAACGTCCAATGAAGCAAAAGAACTTGTCGAATGCGAAATTTCTGAAGAGAACGAATTATTACGTCCATTGGGGTTAGTTTATTACGAAGAGATCCATGCACCGTTATTTGGGATTCCTGGAAGGGCTATTATCTGTTTTAATCATGGAGATCTCGAGAGAGAACGCTCTACCCGATTAAAAAAGATAGCGTTTGCCGAAAAGGGGATTGACAATTTATTAAATTCAAAAGAATGTAATAAAAGCTCAGATTGTCTGGAGAAAGAGATAAAGGCAATTATCCGTGGGGTTTCAGGTTATTTCATCGTAAAAAATGAAGATGGTGAAGTT
The sequence above is drawn from the bacterium genome and encodes:
- a CDS encoding IS1634 family transposase, with the translated sequence MKHRNTRYLGIEVIENGELKIIPPKKRIKNFEITKSVRYGDISILYHLFQEYKIIELLDGLIPRRGLAVGEVFTSLAINHVIDRETLNMFSKWYQDTALDDFTKIPAKKMNSTNLSAVMTTFKKIGSEGIVDVCIEIFDKIKHLETGQTALLYDITSTYFYATRLPKARLGYSRDDNSQPQINISLIATKNKGLPILFRTYEGNITDVKTIQQLILDVKRLKFEIDAIILDRGMTSRKNLIDLAGSHIKIIGGIPLTSNEAKELVECEISEENELLRPLGLVYYEEIHAPLFGIPGRAIICFNHGDLERERSTRLKKIAFAEKGIDNLLNSKECNKSSDCLEKEIKAIIRGVSGYFIVKNEDGEVTVTPDADKRKKAKLRDGKCLIFTNDFEKSATEIISLYFEKDVIEKIFNCFKNWLDLQPVRHFEEGAVEAYVFICYLAYLVLALYKHHLGITGWEGVQDSLDEMGRIRKTTIDFGAEQIEKISVLTKEQKEIIEKLGFEKLGFEKLGGLKL
- a CDS encoding Ig-like domain-containing protein yields the protein MCLNGVNCGFSRKRCFVAYETHNVRFNTSDYPDGTYTISAEAVDLANNTGFDNISVLVDNTLPVVNVTSPLNGSFVKGTVAINADILEANTASIYVAVD